The window AATTTTAAAATCGAAGCTACTGCCAGATGTTCTTTTCCCATTGCAGATAGTCCGTCATCAGCACCTACAACGAGCATAACATAATCAACCTCATATCCTAAAAGTCCTTTTAATGTAGTTCTCAAATATCTTTCGTGCCCCCCTAGATCTATAAGCCTTATTATTTTGGAACTTTTGAGAGTTATCTCAGCCTCATCTAAAGGATCCCTCAAGGTCCAATTTATTATATTACCATTACTATCGAGACCTAACAATCTTAGTGTTACTGAAGAGGTTCGCCCAGAGAGAATTTCATGCATATGACGTGCTATTAAAGCTCTTAGGGTACCATTTCCGTCATCCAGTTTTCCTAGGATTAATGCACCTGTGAGTGTGCTCTTACCTGCATTTACATGTCCCATTACAGCTATGTTAACTTGAACTGGCATTCTTTCTTTAAATATCCTTATTAATAGTTCCGCAATGAATTTCCTGCTTTTTACTTCAACTATCCTCTTATGAACAATCTTAGCGTTTATTGTAGATGCTATTTTCTCTATTGTGACTATACTTTTGTCTAACTGATCCTTTTCGATACCTATAATCTCTCCATTATCTCCTACACCTATTATGTAGAATGCCTCTCCCCCACCTTCCTCTAATCTATATTTCATTTGAGTTGCTAGACTCTGTAGTCTTGTTTCATCATCATTTATTATCAACAGTTTGTATTCTATCTTTCCAGTTTCACTCTCCTTAGGATATTTCATTTCACCACTATTTCCAAATAATTATTTTTTCTTGACCGTTATATTTTTACATGTGACTTCAGATCTTAAACTATTATACGAAGGCAAGCACATATGCCCTGTATGTTCCAATAACTCAATGTGGATAAGACAATACTCATATGAAGCTCCAAGGGCTGGAGTATTATTGCTCATGATCTTTGAGTGCGAGAGTTGTGGATATAGAATTAGAGATGTGAAACCATTTGAGGACGGTAAGCCTATTAAGATTATATTAAAGGTAGAAACTGAAGAAGATTTAAGGTCTATTCTATACCGTTCACCTTATGCAAATGTAATAATTCCTGAACTGGGAGTAGAGGCTCTTTCTAAAGAAGCATATCAAGGTGTAATAACTACAGTGGAAGGATTACTTGAAATATTACTTGACAATATGGGGGAATTATGTGAAAATAATGGTTGTCAGGATATTGAAAAGGCTAAAAAAGGTGAGCTTCCTTTCACTTTAATCATAGAAGATCAGAGCGGACTAAGTTATGTGGAATCTAAAAAAGCTAATGTCATTCAACTTTAATTTCTGTACCCTTCTCCTCTTTACCTTTAAGTTTCTTGAGTACTACTTGAAGTACCCCATTATTGTACGAGGCTTTTGCACTTTTATCATCCACTTCGGTAGGTAAATCTATCTCTTTGTAGTATTTTCTATCTTCCCCACTGGCTTGTATGATCAGTTTCTTTCCTCCTTCTATTATTTTTATCTTTATATTGTTCTTATCAACTCCTGGTAGCTCGGCTATAACTCTAACTTCCTCGCCTCTCTCTATAACGTCAATTAACGGTTCCCTTTCCTCGCTTATAAGTGGTTTTCCCTTATAGGACTTCACATTTCCGAATTGCTCTATTATTGGTTTTCCATCAGGACCTACAGTTACTCTAAATCCGTAAATATAAGGTCCAAATCTCTTTCCTCCTTCTTCAGTTCCATACCTTTCAAATTCTCTTTCAAATCTCTCGAATTCTTCCTCGATTTCTTTTATTAGTTCATCAAAAAGGTCAAATGGATCTCTATATCTTCTTGACATTAGTTGGTCACCGGTAAGATTTTTGCATTCAAAAATAAAAAATCAACTATCTTTAACTTGAACTAATTCTATTAAAACCCCAATTGTACTTTTAGGATGAACAAAGGCAACCAAATGTCCTCTAGCACCTATTCTTGGTGTCTTATCCACTAACTGAATACCAAGGATATTTAATTCGCTTAGAGACTGCCTTATGTCGCTTACTTTTATGGCTAAATGATGAAGTCCA is drawn from Sulfolobus acidocaldarius SUSAZ and contains these coding sequences:
- a CDS encoding heat shock protein Hsp20 codes for the protein MSRRYRDPFDLFDELIKEIEEEFERFEREFERYGTEEGGKRFGPYIYGFRVTVGPDGKPIIEQFGNVKSYKGKPLISEEREPLIDVIERGEEVRVIAELPGVDKNNIKIKIIEGGKKLIIQASGEDRKYYKEIDLPTEVDDKSAKASYNNGVLQVVLKKLKGKEEKGTEIKVE